CAAACCCCCTCCTAAAAAAATCAATCCCGCTTGAGCGCTCTTCCGCCCTCAACGCCGGTCGCTTTACCCTGGTCAATGGAAAGCACGCCATTTACAAACAGATACCGCAGGCCTTCTGCATACTGATGCGGATCAAGGTAGGTGGCTCGGTCTGTATAATTATCCAGGTCTATGACCGCTATGTCCGCGTAGCATCCCTTTTCCAGTTTGCCTCGGCCCTTCAGATTGAACGTTTCTGCTGGAAGTGAGGTCATGGACCGGACAGCCGCGGTCAGGGTGAGCTGCTTTTCCTCGAGCACAAATGTTCTTATTTTTCTGGGGAAGGTGCCGTAACAGCGGGGGTGGGGTTTCAGGATATCCTTGGGTGTGGTCCAGCCGTCTGACCCGGTCATGATGTAGTCATAAGGCATGATATCACGCACGATGCTGATATCCTGAGAAAAAAAGACAGCAAGGGGCGGCCGTTCGCTCAAGACCATATCCACGAAGGATTCTGAGGGCTTTCGTTTTTCTATCTCAGCGATCTCCTTCAAGGTTTTTCCTTCGTAATCCCTGTTCATTGTGCATTCACTGATCAGGATCTTCTCCGGCTTGAGGTTGTTGAATGTTCCCTCAATAGCCTTTTTGATCTCCTTTTGACCTGCTTTGTTCTTATACTGTTCTTTGACTCCGCCGGCCTCTAAAAATTCCGAAGGAACTAAAAGGGTCAAATGCGAGGAACCCGCGTCATAGGGGTACTGGTCAGCAGTCACATCCAGGCCTTCAAGCCTGGCTTGTTCGATGATATCGAGAATATCCCGGGCCTTCATCCCGTTAACAGGGGCTGATATCTTCAGGTGGGAAATGTTCACCCGCGCCTCTGCCTGTCTCCCAATCTCGATCGCTTCCTTGATGGCCCGGCATACGCTTCTCTGGCCATCTTCAAGAAGAAGCCCGGATTCATCGCGAATATGACTCACATACAATCCGCCGTACTTTCTGGCAACCCTTGCCACTTCGATGAGCTCCTCGGTTTGAGCTAAAAAGCCGGGGGCATAGATAAGTCCTGTGGACAGCCCGATGGCGCCCATCTCCATGACCTCAGCCACCTTCCCTTTGAGCGCGTCGAGTTGTTTCTTGCTCGGTACTACAGGCTGATCATCCCCAAAGACCTCATTTCTGATCTCCCCGTGGGGCGCGAGATGAAAGACGTTCGTTCCAAACCCCAGGGAGTTGATTAGGTCAAACCAGTGGTTCACATCTGCATAACCTTCTCCGCAATTCCCAGTGATAACAGTCGTCACGCCCTGATAGAGGTAATTCCAGTTTCCTTTCCAGGAAGGGTTCGATGCGGCCCGCTCCGCCATGCTGCCGCTTCGCTTGAAGGTGGCGTCGCAATGGGTGTGAACGTCAATGAATCCCGGCGTGACGATCAGGCCTGTGGCGTCAATGGTTCTGGCCGCCTGTCCTGTGAGCGGCCCTATTTCTGCGACTTTATCGCCGCGTATCCCCACATCCGTCACGCTCGGCTCAGTTAGGCTCCCATCGAAGACCTTTCCACCTTTTATAACGCAGTCATAGGCCTTATCCATTTTCATTCACCTTTTTTACTGATCTGCGGGGATCATGTCGCGGAGCGCCATAAAGACGTCGGTCAGCCGTAAGATACCTACGATCTCCCTGTCCCTGGTGACCAGGAGCGATTGATGCTGGCCCATGACCAGCAGATGAATCGCTTCTTCGAGCAAGGCCTCGTCAGGGATGTACTCCCCCTCGGTGGGGGTATGCATGATTTCCTTGACCTTGATCTGGGTCGCTTTTTTAACGATATCTTCAAGGGGCGCTTGCCAGAGGCTGTATTTCCCCATGAGCGATTTAATGAAAGCCGGACGGAAACCG
The sequence above is drawn from the Deltaproteobacteria bacterium genome and encodes:
- a CDS encoding CBS domain-containing protein; translation: MTAIKVKDIMVPLAEYATVSEDASLAEAVLALERAQEQFKHAHYKHRAILVYDKDDNVVGKVSQLDAIKGVEAGYTKIGDLKAVSHSGFRPAFIKSLMGKYSLWQAPLEDIVKKATQIKVKEIMHTPTEGEYIPDEALLEEAIHLLVMGQHQSLLVTRDREIVGILRLTDVFMALRDMIPADQ
- a CDS encoding D-aminoacylase gives rise to the protein MDKAYDCVIKGGKVFDGSLTEPSVTDVGIRGDKVAEIGPLTGQAARTIDATGLIVTPGFIDVHTHCDATFKRSGSMAERAASNPSWKGNWNYLYQGVTTVITGNCGEGYADVNHWFDLINSLGFGTNVFHLAPHGEIRNEVFGDDQPVVPSKKQLDALKGKVAEVMEMGAIGLSTGLIYAPGFLAQTEELIEVARVARKYGGLYVSHIRDESGLLLEDGQRSVCRAIKEAIEIGRQAEARVNISHLKISAPVNGMKARDILDIIEQARLEGLDVTADQYPYDAGSSHLTLLVPSEFLEAGGVKEQYKNKAGQKEIKKAIEGTFNNLKPEKILISECTMNRDYEGKTLKEIAEIEKRKPSESFVDMVLSERPPLAVFFSQDISIVRDIMPYDYIMTGSDGWTTPKDILKPHPRCYGTFPRKIRTFVLEEKQLTLTAAVRSMTSLPAETFNLKGRGKLEKGCYADIAVIDLDNYTDRATYLDPHQYAEGLRYLFVNGVLSIDQGKATGVEGGRALKRD